TGTCGTAGCGCTGATCGGGGTCGGGCTGGTTGCAGCGGCATGTGGCGGGGGCGGCAGCGATGGTGATGACGGCGACGTTACGGCCGAGTCTGTCCTGAGCGCCGCCGGAGCGCAGTGGGCCGCGACGGACACAGTGCATTTCGCTTTGACCGTCGATGGCGATTCGTTCATCGATTCATCTGGCGCCATCAAGCTGCTCAGCGCCGAAGGTGATTTGAAGCGCCCGGATGCGGTGAAGGCTGATGCGAAGATCGATGTCAGCGTGATGTCGGCCAACATCTCCATGATCGCGATCGGCTCGCAGACGTGGATGACGAACGTCATTACCGGATCGTGGGAGAAGGCACCTGAGGACTTCAACTACAACCCGTCGATCCTTTTTGATGCGAACGACGGTATCGAGCCGATCCTCGGCAAGCTGCAAAACACAACGCTGGGAAAGACCTGGACGATAAACGATCGAAACTCGCGCGAGGTCGATGGCACTGTTAGCGAGGATGCGGTGGCTCGGGTGACCAGCGGGGCGATTCAGGGCGACGAGATCGACATCCGGCTCTGGGTCGATACGGAAACGAACGACCTGCTGCGGATCGAGCTGAAGGAGCCGAGCGATGCCCGTGAGAATCCTGTCACCTGGACGCTCGACCTCACGAAGCAGGGTGACGACGTGACGATTGAAGCTCCGACATCCTGACCAGACCTGAATCGATGCACGCGGCACCTGTCCCGCGTAGGCTGCTGCTGCCAGTCCTGGCGGTCGTGTTTCTGGCCGCGCTCGATCTGACAGTCGTCGCCCCGATCCTGCCGCGTGTCATCAACGACCTCGGCATCAGCGCCGTTGATGCCGACCGCTACTCCTGGATCGTACTGGCGTATCTCGTGGCATACACGGTGACGGTGCCGCTGTCCGGCAAGCTGTCGGACAGCCTCGGGCGTTACCCGGTGTTCGGTGCTGCGCTGGGACTGTTCCTGCTCGGCTCGACCGTGGCGGCGCTGGCAGATAGCCTCGGATCCATGATCGCTGGACGAACACTGCAAGGGTTGGGCGGCGGAGCGATGCTGCCGGTGTCGATGGCGCTGGTGGCCGATGTTGTGCCGCCGCGACGGCGTGCCGTGGTTTTGGGTCTGGTCGCGGCGGTCGACACGTTTGGCTGGGTGTTGGGGCCGGTCTGGGGATCGGCGATCTTCGAGCTGCTCGATTCGTGGCGCGCGATCTTCTGGCTCAATCTGCCGATCGGTCTGATTGCCGGAGCGGTGCTGGTTACGACGGCTCGGAATACGCCGCGCGTGGCGACGCGTCAACTTCCACCGCTGAGCGGGGCGATGCTGGGCGCGACGGGTCTGGTGGCGTTCTGTTTGGCGCTGTCGTCCGGCGGGGAAGCGGGTCTCGGGGCCGGGCAGGGCGCGGCGCGATTGGGCGCAGAGACCAATCCGCTGGCCGCCTGGCGCTGGCCGTTGCTTGCGCTAGCGTTGGCGCTATTGATTGATTTGTGCTGGTCGAGCGGCGGTCGTGAGCGACCGATCCTGCCACGTGCGCTGATTCGTCGTCGGCTGTTCCAGGCTGCCGGGGTCGCTAATCTTCTGGTCGGCGTCGCGCTTATCACTGGCATGGTCAACGCGCCGCTGGCGGTCGCGCTGCTGTCGAACGAGGATGTTGTCGCGACCCGGACAGCAATGCTGCTCGGTAGCTTTACGTTGGCGATGACTGTCGGCGCGCTCATCGGCGGCCGTACCGTGAACAGTCTCGGCGTGCGCTCGACGGCGATTGCTGGCTTGCTCATCGGTGCCGGTGGTTTTGTATCGATGTGGTGGTGGCCGAACGAGCTGCACATGGGCTGGATGGCGGCGACGATGGCCACGGCAGGGCTGGGGCTGGGGATCGTCATCGCGCCGATTGGCGAGGTTGCGATCCGCGCCGCGCACATGGATGACTACGGCGCGGCTTCGGGGCTGGTGCTGCTGGCGCGGCTGCTCGGAATGACGGTCGGGCTCTCAGCGATCACTGCTTTTGCGCTCTCACGGCTCAACCAGCGCATCGCCGATCTGCCGACAGTGTCGCCTCAACCGGGCGAGACAACCGCAGAATACTTCGCCCGCCAGCAGCAGATGGTCGACGATCACGTGATCCCCATAACGCTCGATGTCATCCGCGAGAGCTTCGTTATCGCAGGGATCGTGTGCATCGCTGCGATTGTGGCCGCAGCGATGCTCCGTGAATCTGATTCAACGGCGGCTGACCGCTAGTCACTCATCCGGTTGAAGCTGGCAACTTCTGACAGCGGATGGCGGCCACCCTGCGCCGGGTTCGGACGCGGGTCCTTCGAGGTCGTGGCAGTGCCGATTGCGACCAGCGAGCGGGCAGTCATCTTTTCCGGGATGTTCATGATGCGCTTGGCCTCGGCTTGCTGCGCATCGTCGCCAAACCAGGCAACACCGCTGTGCAGACCAAGCGCCTGTGCGCCGATCATCAGGCGCTCGGTGACGCGCCCCTCGTCATAGGCCTCGCTGAGTTCCGCATCACCGTCGAGGACGATGGCAATGCCGAACGATGTCTCTGAGACCCAGTTGATCGGCGTGCGCAGCGCGCCGAGCTGAGCGAGGATGTCTTTGTCGGTGACCGCGACGAAGTGCCACGGCTGGGTATTGCGCGAGCTACCAGTCCAGCGCGCGACCTCCAGCAATTCGTTCACGATCTCATCGGACACGTCGCCGCCAGTATATTGGCGCGTCTGGCGAATATTGAGAAGTGTATGGGTAATCTCGTTGCTGCCATGTGGTTTGGCCATGTTGCGCTCTGTCCTCTCCGTGGTTGGTTCAGCGCTCCAAGCTGGAACGCTAATGTGTGCAACCGCAAACTGCTAGCCAGTATTTCGACCGCTCGCCGCCTCCCGGAGATCGTGAACGGCCGCGACGACCCCACGTTCCGACCCAAACACTGCCGTTCCGGCCACCAGCATGGTCGCGCCTGCCTCGACTGCGCGGCGTGCAGTGCGCACCGAAATCCCACCGTCGACCTCAAGGATCGTTGGGTAGCCGTGGGCAGCGATGGCGTCGCGCGCTTCGCTGAGGCGTCGCAGAGAGGTCGGGATGAAGCTTTGGCCGCCGAAGCCCGGGTTGACACTCATGACGAGCACAAGGTCACACAGCGGCAACAACTCCAACGCATGGCTGATCGGCGTGCCCGGATTGAGTGCCAGCCCGGCGCGCGCGCCACGTTCGCGAATCGCCTGCAGCACGCGATGGGGGTGGACCGTTGCCTCGACATGGATCGTGACAATGTCGGCCCCGGCGTCAATGAAGTCGTCGATGTAGCGCTCCGGCTCGACGATCATCAGGTGCACGTCGAGTGGTAGCGTCGTTGCCTCTCGGACTGAGGAGACGACAGGGATGCCGATCGAGATGTTGGGAACGAAGCGCCCGTCCATTATGTCGAGATGCACGTAGTCCGCGCCAGCGTCTTCGAGCAGCTTGAGGGAGTCTCCGATGCGAGTCAGGTCGCTGTTCAGGATCGACGGCGCAATCCTGATCGGCGTGTCTGTTGACGTGTTCAACGTCGATGCCTCCAGCCTGGTTTCGGTGTCTCTCCGGCGGTATCGGCCACCAGCACTATACAGATTCAGCGCCCGTTTGACCGGCATCGGTTTGACCGGCCTGAAAGATGGCACCTATAATCCCCATGCGGCACGCCTGTGTCGCACTGTTCGCCGCTGCCAGCATTCGGAGCCTCGCCGGAATGACCGCCCTCGACAAGTTCGAAAACTTCTTCGAGCATGTCGTTGAGGGGACGGTTGGGCGTATCTTCCGACCAGCAATCCAGCCCGCCGAGATCGGCCGTCGTCTGGAACGGGCGATGGAGAGTCGCAAGGTCGCCTCGGTCGACGGGATGATCGTTCCGAACGACTACCACGTCAGCATGAACCCTCTCGACATGGTGATGTTCGCGGACTTTGTTCCAGCGCTCTGCCATCAGATGGAGGAGTGGCTGATCGATCTGGCCGATCAACGCGACTACCGGTTCATCGACCTGGTGCGGGTGCAGATCTTTGGCAAGGACATTGTCACGCGACGGCAGATCCAGGTCGAAGCCAGCATTGTTCAGCTGCCGGGGCTCGATCGGGTCGAGCAGGACGAGATCCAGCGGACAGAGGTCTACCGCGTCATCCAGGCATCCGGCGATGTGCCGCCCAAGCTCCTGCGCTTTGTCAGCGGCGACCATCAGGGCGAGACAGTGATCCTGCGGCGACCGACGATTGCGGTCGGGCGGGCTCTCGACAACGACGTTGTCGTTGATGCGGCTGAAGTCTCACGCCATCACGCGAAGATCGAGTATCGCAACGGTGCCTATGAGCTAACCGATCTGGAGAGCACCAACGGCACGATGGTCAATGGCCGCCGGGTGGCGACGGCGCGCCTGAATGACGGCGATATGATTACCTTCGGGACAGTGGTGATGGAGCTTCTGCCGTACGCTGCGCCCACTGGAGGCGTACACCACCGTTGATGCCGTCGTTCCGGTAAGGTCGTCAATCGTTGGTATCTGAGCTGCCATTTGAATGGTTCGTCCTGCTCTTGCGGGTCGTCTTCATCTTCCTCCTGTACTTCTTCGTCTATCAGGTGATTCGCGTCGTCCTGCGTGAGTTGCGCGTTCTGGCGTCCCGTGGCGAAGTCGCCGCTGGAGCGCCGGTTCCGTCCGGCGCGTTGCTTGTCTCGGATGCGGGCGAGTCGAACCTGCGGCGTGGCGAGGTCTTCGATCTGGAGCCGGTCACGGTGATCGGTCGACATCCGCGGGCGACGATTCGGGTGGACAGTTCGTTCATATCCTCTGAGCACGCCCAGATGAGCTGGGAGCAGGATCGTTGGTGGGTCACCGACCTGCGCTCGACCAACGGCACATATGTCAACGGAACGCAGATTCGGGTGCCAACCGGCATCCGCCCCGGTGACTTCGTCGAGCTTGGCGGAGTCAAGTTCCAGCTCGTCCCGTGAGCAGCCGACGAATACCTTCGTTACGGTTTTGTGTCTCGTATACTTGTCGTTGCCTGAAGAACCCCGCGACAGAAGCATCGTTGTCGCGGGGTACGCACGTCCGGAGCCTGGAGGGCTGATGCTCGATCGGAAGCTGTCGCTCATTTTGCCGGCGCACAACGAAGCCGGGAACATTGAGGCTGTCGTCAGCAGAGCGCTGGAAGTCCTCCCTCAGGTCGTCGCGGATTACGAGGTCATCGTCGTCAACGATGGCAGTGTTGATGGCACGAGTGACATCACCGACCGCCTCGTCGCCACGGATCAGCGCGTACGGGTCGTGCATCATGAAGTCAACCGTGGCTATGGTGCGGCGCTCACGTCTGGCTTTCAGGCTTCAACCGGCGCTGCCGTCATGTTCATGGATTCCGACCGGCAGTTTGACATCTCCGACATCCGCGCACTGCTGCCCTACGTACCGCATTACGATGTCGTGGCCGGGTATCGAATCAAGCGCCGCGATCCGTTCTACCGAATCGTGTTTGCGCGTGTGTTCGGGCTAGCGGTCTGGGTACTATTCGGCCTCCGCATGCGCGATATCGACTGCGCGTTCAAGATCTTCCGTGGCGATCTGCTGGAAGGCATTGAGCTGACCTCGCCCGGCGCGCTGATCAATACTGAACTACTGATCCGCCTGAAGCAGCGTGGCGCAACGATCGCGCAGGTGGGCGTCAATCACTACCCACGTCCGGCCGGCGAGTCCTCCGGCGGCAGCCCGAAGGTTGTCTTTCGAGCAATGGGAGAGACGATCCGACTATGGCTGCGATTGCAGCAGGAGGCGACTGAAGGCGGGCAACCGCGCAATCGCTTCGTCACGCAACTCGTGGCCGGCGTATCAGGACTGCTGGCATTCCTGCTCGCCTGGCGGCGCGCCCGGCGCTAGGCGTCCTTCGCGAATTCCGTCAGGCGCGAGTTGAGCTCTCTCTGATTCAGCCCGTCGACACGGACCCGCTTCCTTTTGCTGGTCTGCCCGCCGATGATCGCCACCTGACTCTTTGATAGTCCCAGTGATGAAGCAAGCAGCTTCTCGATCGCAGCGTTTGCGGCACCGTCAACCGGTGGCGCAGTCACGCGGATCTTAAGCGCTCCGTCGTGAAAACCGACGATCTCAGCTCGCGAGGCACGCGGCTGGACGAGAATGTCCAGCGTGGCCGTCGGTACGGCTTGCGATTTGGCGCGGCGACTGCTCATCCAGATCACCCGTTTCGCGATCTCCAGGTGCCGTGAATCAGGCAGCGACCGTGGCCGATGTGCGCATGTCAGCGAGCACATCGGAGAGATGCTCGGCCGGGACGACACGTCGTCCGAGCGCCGTCTGCAGATCCTCGATCGTCATGTCATCAAGGAGCGTGCCGGTGCGGCGAGAGATCATCGTCGTCGAGATGTAGACGGTCGAGTCGCCAGGGCGATCAGCCAGCGTCGAAACGAGATCCTGGCCGCTCAACAATCCGGAGACGTTAATCTCGGGACCAAAGAACTTGTTCACGACGACAGCAACGTCGATCTCCGTGCCGGTCGCCGCGTTGACTGCAGCGACTTCGCG
The DNA window shown above is from Thermomicrobiales bacterium and carries:
- the rpe gene encoding ribulose-phosphate 3-epimerase; its protein translation is MNTSTDTPIRIAPSILNSDLTRIGDSLKLLEDAGADYVHLDIMDGRFVPNISIGIPVVSSVREATTLPLDVHLMIVEPERYIDDFIDAGADIVTIHVEATVHPHRVLQAIRERGARAGLALNPGTPISHALELLPLCDLVLVMSVNPGFGGQSFIPTSLRRLSEARDAIAAHGYPTILEVDGGISVRTARRAVEAGATMLVAGTAVFGSERGVVAAVHDLREAASGRNTG
- a CDS encoding FHA domain-containing protein; translation: MVSELPFEWFVLLLRVVFIFLLYFFVYQVIRVVLRELRVLASRGEVAAGAPVPSGALLVSDAGESNLRRGEVFDLEPVTVIGRHPRATIRVDSSFISSEHAQMSWEQDRWWVTDLRSTNGTYVNGTQIRVPTGIRPGDFVELGGVKFQLVP
- a CDS encoding nitroreductase family protein, which encodes MAKPHGSNEITHTLLNIRQTRQYTGGDVSDEIVNELLEVARWTGSSRNTQPWHFVAVTDKDILAQLGALRTPINWVSETSFGIAIVLDGDAELSEAYDEGRVTERLMIGAQALGLHSGVAWFGDDAQQAEAKRIMNIPEKMTARSLVAIGTATTSKDPRPNPAQGGRHPLSEVASFNRMSD
- a CDS encoding DUF3662 domain-containing protein; the protein is MTALDKFENFFEHVVEGTVGRIFRPAIQPAEIGRRLERAMESRKVASVDGMIVPNDYHVSMNPLDMVMFADFVPALCHQMEEWLIDLADQRDYRFIDLVRVQIFGKDIVTRRQIQVEASIVQLPGLDRVEQDEIQRTEVYRVIQASGDVPPKLLRFVSGDHQGETVILRRPTIAVGRALDNDVVVDAAEVSRHHAKIEYRNGAYELTDLESTNGTMVNGRRVATARLNDGDMITFGTVVMELLPYAAPTGGVHHR
- a CDS encoding LppX_LprAFG lipoprotein; translated protein: MRLTRFIVVALIGVGLVAAACGGGGSDGDDGDVTAESVLSAAGAQWAATDTVHFALTVDGDSFIDSSGAIKLLSAEGDLKRPDAVKADAKIDVSVMSANISMIAIGSQTWMTNVITGSWEKAPEDFNYNPSILFDANDGIEPILGKLQNTTLGKTWTINDRNSREVDGTVSEDAVARVTSGAIQGDEIDIRLWVDTETNDLLRIELKEPSDARENPVTWTLDLTKQGDDVTIEAPTS
- a CDS encoding MFS transporter, with the translated sequence MHAAPVPRRLLLPVLAVVFLAALDLTVVAPILPRVINDLGISAVDADRYSWIVLAYLVAYTVTVPLSGKLSDSLGRYPVFGAALGLFLLGSTVAALADSLGSMIAGRTLQGLGGGAMLPVSMALVADVVPPRRRAVVLGLVAAVDTFGWVLGPVWGSAIFELLDSWRAIFWLNLPIGLIAGAVLVTTARNTPRVATRQLPPLSGAMLGATGLVAFCLALSSGGEAGLGAGQGAARLGAETNPLAAWRWPLLALALALLIDLCWSSGGRERPILPRALIRRRLFQAAGVANLLVGVALITGMVNAPLAVALLSNEDVVATRTAMLLGSFTLAMTVGALIGGRTVNSLGVRSTAIAGLLIGAGGFVSMWWWPNELHMGWMAATMATAGLGLGIVIAPIGEVAIRAAHMDDYGAASGLVLLARLLGMTVGLSAITAFALSRLNQRIADLPTVSPQPGETTAEYFARQQQMVDDHVIPITLDVIRESFVIAGIVCIAAIVAAAMLRESDSTAADR
- a CDS encoding DUF167 domain-containing protein — translated: MSSRRAKSQAVPTATLDILVQPRASRAEIVGFHDGALKIRVTAPPVDGAANAAIEKLLASSLGLSKSQVAIIGGQTSKRKRVRVDGLNQRELNSRLTEFAKDA
- a CDS encoding glycosyltransferase family 2 protein, with product MLDRKLSLILPAHNEAGNIEAVVSRALEVLPQVVADYEVIVVNDGSVDGTSDITDRLVATDQRVRVVHHEVNRGYGAALTSGFQASTGAAVMFMDSDRQFDISDIRALLPYVPHYDVVAGYRIKRRDPFYRIVFARVFGLAVWVLFGLRMRDIDCAFKIFRGDLLEGIELTSPGALINTELLIRLKQRGATIAQVGVNHYPRPAGESSGGSPKVVFRAMGETIRLWLRLQQEATEGGQPRNRFVTQLVAGVSGLLAFLLAWRRARR